The Mycolicibacterium parafortuitum nucleotide sequence GCTCGGCGCGTCGGGATCGTCGGTGATCGACCGGGTCATCACCGCGACCACCAGCCGCTGACCGTCCGGCCCGAACACGACGCCGACGTCGTTGGTGGTGCCGTAGTCGCCGCTGCCGGTCTTGTCGGCGCTCGTGAATCCCTGCGGCAGCCCGGCGCGCATGCTGGAGGTCTGGTTGGCCAGCATCCAGTCGGTGAGTTGCTGTCGCCCCGCGGGCTCCAGCACATCGCCGGTCAGCAGCGCCTGAAACCCCGTCCCCAGCGCCCGCGGCGTGCTCGTGTCACGCGGATCGCCGGGCACCGCCGAGTTCAGCTCGACTTCCCAGCGGTCCAGGCGGGTCTGGTCGTCGCCGATGCCGCGGGCGAACTCGGTGATCGCGGGCGGTCCGCCGAGCACGCCGAGCAACGCGTTGGCCGCGGCGTTGTCGCTCTGCTGCAGCGCGGCCTGACAGAGCTCGGCCAGCGTCATCGCGGTGCCGACCCGCGGTTCGGTGACCGGCGAGTGCGGGCGGATGTCCTCGGCCCGGATCGGCACCGTGTCGCGCAGGTGCAGCGCGCCCTGTTGCACTCGCTGCAACACCGCACCGGCGGCGTAGGCCTTGAAGGTCGAGCACATCGCGAATCGCTCGGTGTCGCCGAACGCGAGGCTCTCTCCGGTATCGAGATTGGCTGCGTACAAACCGATTTGCGCATTGTGCCGCTGGCCCAGCGCAGCGATCCGGTCCTGCGGCGGGGGCAGCGGTTCGGCGGGCTCGGCGAGAACGGTCTGTGTGGAACACGCGGTCAGCGCGAACAGGGACAGCCCGCCGAGAAGTACGTGTCGTCGGGTGAGTTCCGTCATCGCCCGCCAGGCTACCGGTCAGCCCGTGATTTGTTGAAGTGGTCTGGGCAGCGCGCGTTTCGAGCGCACCGGTCCGAGCACCGCGGCCCCGAACGGCCGGGTGAGCAGTTGGCGCGCCACCGCGTTGACCTCGTCGAGGGACACCGCGTCGATGCGCGCCAGCGTCTCGGCGATGGTGTGGTGCTCGCCGAAGTTGAGCTCGCTGCGGCCGATGCGGTTCATCCGCGAGCCCGAATCCTCCAGGCCCAGCACCAGCCCGCCCCGCAGCGACCCCTTCGCGATCCGGCATTCGTCGGCGGTGATGCCGTCGCGGGCGACGGCGTCCAGCACGTCGGTGGTCACACGCACCACCTCGTCGAAACGTTCCGGTAGACACCCTGCGTAGATCGACAGCGCACCGCTGTCGGCGAACGTGTCGACGGTCGAATACACCGAGTAGGCCAGTCCCCTGCTCTCCCGGATCTGTTGGAACAGACGCGAACTCAGGCCTCCGCCGAGCGCGGTGTTCAGCACCGACAGCGCCCACCGATGCTCCCAGTGCCTGCCCGGCGTGCGCACCCCGAGCGACAGGTGGGTCTGCTCGGCGTCGCGCTTGACCAATTCCAGCGTCGGGCGTCCGGTGACGCGGCCGGTGCCCTTACGCGGGGGCACCGGGGCACGGCCACGCACCAGGTGCGGACCGAAGTGTCGCCGCACCAGCCGGACCACCTCGTCGTGCTCGACGTTTCCGGCCACCGCGACGACCATCCGGTCCGGGGTGTAGCGGCGCACGTGGAACGAATGCAGTTGCGAGCGGGTCATCCCCGAGATCGACTCGACGCTGCCGATGACCGGCCTGCCGACGGGGTGGTCGCCGAACATCGCCGACAGGAACACGTCGCCGAGGGTGTCCTCGGGGTCGTCGTCGCGCATCGCGATCTCTTCGAGCACGACGTCGCGCTCGACCTCGACGTCCTCGACCGCGCAGCGTCCGTTGAGCACCACGTCGGACACCAGGTCCACCGCCAGCGCGAGATCCGAGTCGAGAACGTGCGCGTAGTAGCAGGTGTGCTCGCGTGAGGTGAACGCGTTCAGCTCACCGCCGACCGCGTCCACCTCCTGGGCGATCTGCACCGCGGTGCGCGTCGGAGTCGACTTGAACAGCAGGTGTTCGAGGAAATGCGCGGCGCCGGCCACACTGCGGCCCTCGTCGCGCGACCCCACGTTCACCCAGACGCCGACCGACGCCGAATGCACCGACGGGATGTGTTCGGTGACCACACGCAGGCCACCGGGTAACCGGGTGCGGCGCACCGCCAGGGACGTGTCGTTGCCTCGACGTCCCCGGCGGAGCGCCCCAGAATCAGCTGCTGGCGGTCGCGGCATCAACCGGTGCGGACGCGTCGGCGGGAGCCTCGGCAACCTCGTCTTCGGCGACCAGGACCAGCGAGATCTTGCCGCGGTTGTCGATGTCGGCGATCTCCACGCGGATCTTGTCACCGACCTTGACGACGTCCTCGACCTTGTTGACCCGCTTGCCACGGCCCAGCTTCGAGATGTGCACCAGGCCGTCGCGGCCGGGCAGCAGCGACACGAAGGCTCCGAAGTCGGTGGTCTTGACCACCGTGCCGAGGAACCGCTCGCCGACCTTGGGCAGCTGCGGGTTCGCGATCGCGTTGATCTTGTCGATCGCGGCCTGTGCGGCCTCGCCGTTGGAGGCGCCGACGAACACGGTGCCGTCGTCCTCGATCGAGATCGACGCGCCGGTCTCCTCGGTGATCGAGTTGATCATCTTGCCCTTGGGCCCGATGACCTCACCGATCTTGTCGACCGGCACCTTGATCGTGGTGATCCGCGGCGCGTACGGGCTCATCTCGTCGGGCTCGTCGATGGCCTCGGCCATCACCTCGAGGATGGTGATCCGGGCGTCCTTGGCCTGGGCCAGGGCACCGGCCAGCACCTGGGAGGGGATCCCGTCCAGCTTGGTGTCGAGCTGCAGCGCGGTGACGAAGTCCTTGGTGCCTGCGCACTTGAAGTCCATGTCGCCGAACGCGTCCTCGGCACCGAGGATGTCGGTCAGCGTGACGAAGCGCCTTTCGACGCCACCACCCTCAACTTCCACGTCGTCGGACACCAGGCCCATCGCGATACCCGCGACCGGTGCCTTCAGCGGCACACCGGCGTTCAGCAGCGACAGCGTCGAGGCACACACCGAACCCATCGACGTCGAACCGTTGGAGCCCAACGCCTCCGACACCTGCCGGATCGCGTACGGGAACTCCTCGACGCTCGGCAGAACCGGCACCAGCGCGCGCTCGGCGAGCGCACCGTGGCCGATCTCGCGGCGCTTCGGCGAGCCGACCCGGCCGGTCTCACCGGTCGAGTACGGCGGGAAGTTGTAGTGGTGCATGTAGCGCTTGGAGGTCTCCGGGCCCAGCGAGTCGATCTGCTGGGCCATCTTGACCATGTCGAGGGTGGTGATGCCCATGATCTGGGTCTCGCCACGCTCGAACAGCGCGCTGCCATGCGCCCGCGGGACGACCGCGACCTCGGCGGACAGTGCGCGGATGTCGGTGACGCCACGGCCGTCGATGCGGAAGTGGTCGGTCAGGATGCGCTGGCGCACAAGCTTCTTCGTCAGCGAACGGTACGCCGCACCGATTTCCTTCTCACGTCCGGCGTACTGCTCGGCGAGGCGCTCGACGACCTCGGCCTTGATCTCGTTGGTGCGGTCGTCGCGCTCTTCCTTGCCCGCGATGGTCAGCGCCTCGGACAGCGCGTCGGTCGCGACCGACGCGACGGAGTAGTAGACGTCCTCGGCGTATTCCGGGAAGACCGGGTACTCGGCGGTCGCCTTACCCGCGGCGCCCGCCAGCTCGGCCTGTGCGTCGCACAGCGCGGCGATGAACGGCTTGGCGGCCTCCAGGCCCTCGGCCACGACCGTCTCGGTCGGCGCGGTCGCACCGCCGGAGACCAGTTCGATGACGTTCTCGGTGGCCTCGGCCTCGACCATCATGATCGCGACGTCGTTTTCGACCTTGCGGCCCGCGACGACCATGTCGAACACGGCCCGCTCGAGCTGCTCGACGGTCGGGAACGCGACCCACTGGCCGTCGATGAGGGCGACGCGCACGCCGCCGACCGGGCCGTTGAACGGGATGCCCGAGATCTGGGTCGACGCCGACGCGGCGTTGATGGCCAGCACGTCGTACAGATCCTTGGGATCCAGGCTCAGCACGGTCACCACGACCTGGATCTCGTTCCGCAGGCCCGAGATGAAGGTCGGGCGCAGCGGCCGGTCGATCAGGCGGCAGGTCAGGATCGCGTCGGTGGACGGACGACCCTCGCGGCGGAAGAACGAGCCGGGGATGCGCCCGGCGGCGTACATCCGCTCCTCGACGTCGATCGTCAGCGGGAAGAAGTCGAAATGGTCCTTGGGCTGCTTGCTCGCGGTGGTCGCGCTCAGCAGCATGGTGTCGTCGTCGAGGTAGGCGACGACAGCGCCGGCGGCCTGCTTGGCCAGCCGGCCGGTCTCGAAACGGATGGTGCGGGTGCCGAAGCTCCCGTTGTCGATGGTGGCGGTCGCCTCGAACACGCCCTCTTCGATTTCAACTACAGACATAGACGTCCGTACGGCCTCTCTGATCATTCAGCTGTTTCGCGTGGACACGCGCAGGTGAAAGCGGGCCCGGGTAATCCCGTCAGCCCGGCCTTGATGCGTCGACGGCCGTCGATCGAAGCTGTCGGAGATCTCTCCGGCAGCCACTACCGAAGACCGCGCGATCAGGCGGTTCATGTTCGTGTCTACGCGGGAACGGTGCGCGCGGGTCTGCGAGGACCGCACCCGGTGTGTTCGTGCCAAAGGCAGCCGAACGAACCTCATGCTACATCCCGGTACCTGCGAAACCCCTAATCCGGGCCTCTCGGCACAAACGAGTCCGCCCCGCTGCCGTGCGGCAGCGGGGCGGATCGCAGACGACGAGCGCCGTGTCAGCGGCGCAGGCCCAGGCGCTCGATCAGCGAGCGGTAGCGTGCGACGTCGACCTGGGCGACGTACTTGAGCAGCCGGCGACGGCGGCCGACCAGCAGCAGCAGGCCACGACGCGAGTGGTGGTCGTGCTTGTGCTGCTTGAGGTGTTCGGTGAGATCCGTGATCCGCTTGGTCAGCAGGGCGACCTGAGCTTCCGGGGATCCGGTATCGGTGTCGTGCAGGCCGTACTGGCCAAGGATTTCTTTCTTCTGTTCGGCAGTGAGCGCCACGAAACAACTCCATCGATTCGGTCCGCGAACATTGGGGCCCGGTTGAGATCGGACCCCGAAAAAGCGCGGCCACCGCGAACTGCAGCACGCGCCGGGTCGGCAGGGAGTCTAGCAGCGGGCCCCACCCACCGACGAATCGCCGAATGCGCAGCTAGTGGGCCGACAGGATGGTGCGGGCGCGGTCGGTGTCGGCGCCCATCGCGACGATCAGATCGTCGACCGAGTCGAACTTCTCCTGGCCGCGTAACCGGGCGACGAAATCGACGGCGACGTGCTGGCCGTACAGATCGGCCTCGGTGTCGAGCACGAACGCCTCGACCGTGCGGGTGCGCCCCGAGAACGTCGGGTTGGTGCCGACGGACACGGCGGCCTGGTATCTCTCCCCCGGCATGACGGTGCCGACGACGGGTCCGTGCCCGAGGACGGTGAACCATGCGGCGTAGACGCCGTCGGCCGGGATCGCCGAGTACATCGGCGGTGCGACGTTGGCCGTCGGGAACCCCAGCACCCGGCCTCGGCCGTCGCCCCGGACCACCACACCCTCGACGCGGTGCGGGCGGCCCAGCGCCTCGGCGGCGGCGACCATGTCGCCGGCGTCGACGCAGGAGCGGATGTAGGTCGACGAGAACGTCACCGTCTCGTCCTGGTGATGTTCGGCGACCAGGGAGAGCGAGTCGACGGCGAAGCCGAACCGGTCGCCGGCCTTGCGCAGCAGGTCGACGTTGCCTGCGGCCTTCTTGCCGAACGTGAAGTTGTCCCCGACGACGACCTCGACGACGTGCAGTCGTTCGACGAGCAGTTCGTGGATGTAGCGCTCCGGGGTGAGCTTCATGAAGTCGGCGGTGAACGGCACCACCAGGAAGACGTCGATGCCGAGTTCCTCGACCAGTTCGGCGCGCCGCGTCAGGGTGGTCAGCTGCGCCGGGTGACTCCCCGGGAACACGACCTCCATCGGGTGCGGGTCGAACGTCATCAGCACCGTCGGCACCCCGCGGGAGCGACCGGCCTTCACGGCGCGGTTGATCAGCTCCTGGTGGCCGCGGTGCACCCCGTCGAAAACCCCGATGGTGACGACACATCGACCCCAGTCTGTGGGGATGTCGTCCTGCCCCCGCCAGCGCTGCACACCCGCTAGCCTACGACCCGCGCCCGGCTCTGGTCTAAACACCGGGCGAGCGACACCACCGGATCAGGTGATGATTGCCTAAACTCAATGATCGTGAGTCCTGACGCCGCCCACCCCACCGATCTGTCGACGGTCGCCCAGGACTATCTGAAGGTCATCTGGACTGCCCAGGAGTGGTCCCACGAGAAGGTCAGCACCAAGCTGCTCGCCGACCGGATCGGCGTCTCGGCCAGCACCGCGTCGGAGTCGATCCGCAAGCTCGCCGACCAGGGCCTGGTGGACCACGAGAAGTACGGTGCGGTGACGCTGACCGACGCCGGCCGTCGCGCCGCGCTGGCGATGGTGCGCAGGCACCGGCTGATGGAGACATTCCTCGTCAATGAACTCGGCTACGGCTGGGACGAGGTGCACGACGAGGCCGAGATCCTCGAGCACGCCGTCTCGGACCGGATGCTCGACCGCATCGACGCCAAGCTCGGCTATCCGACCCGCGATCCGCACGGCGATCCGATCCCCGCGCCCGACGGCCGGGTCCCGACTCCCCCGGCGCGCCAGCTCTCGGCGTGCCAGGACGGCGAGTCCGGCACCGTCGCCCGGATCTCCGACGCCGAC carries:
- the bla gene encoding class A beta-lactamase; amino-acid sequence: MTELTRRHVLLGGLSLFALTACSTQTVLAEPAEPLPPPQDRIAALGQRHNAQIGLYAANLDTGESLAFGDTERFAMCSTFKAYAAGAVLQRVQQGALHLRDTVPIRAEDIRPHSPVTEPRVGTAMTLAELCQAALQQSDNAAANALLGVLGGPPAITEFARGIGDDQTRLDRWEVELNSAVPGDPRDTSTPRALGTGFQALLTGDVLEPAGRQQLTDWMLANQTSSMRAGLPQGFTSADKTGSGDYGTTNDVGVVFGPDGQRLVVAVMTRSITDDPDAPSLRPLIGELAALVLAELDGPSTGAR
- a CDS encoding M16 family metallopeptidase, whose translation is MPRPPAADSGALRRGRRGNDTSLAVRRTRLPGGLRVVTEHIPSVHSASVGVWVNVGSRDEGRSVAGAAHFLEHLLFKSTPTRTAVQIAQEVDAVGGELNAFTSREHTCYYAHVLDSDLALAVDLVSDVVLNGRCAVEDVEVERDVVLEEIAMRDDDPEDTLGDVFLSAMFGDHPVGRPVIGSVESISGMTRSQLHSFHVRRYTPDRMVVAVAGNVEHDEVVRLVRRHFGPHLVRGRAPVPPRKGTGRVTGRPTLELVKRDAEQTHLSLGVRTPGRHWEHRWALSVLNTALGGGLSSRLFQQIRESRGLAYSVYSTVDTFADSGALSIYAGCLPERFDEVVRVTTDVLDAVARDGITADECRIAKGSLRGGLVLGLEDSGSRMNRIGRSELNFGEHHTIAETLARIDAVSLDEVNAVARQLLTRPFGAAVLGPVRSKRALPRPLQQITG
- a CDS encoding polyribonucleotide nucleotidyltransferase; the protein is MSVVEIEEGVFEATATIDNGSFGTRTIRFETGRLAKQAAGAVVAYLDDDTMLLSATTASKQPKDHFDFFPLTIDVEERMYAAGRIPGSFFRREGRPSTDAILTCRLIDRPLRPTFISGLRNEIQVVVTVLSLDPKDLYDVLAINAASASTQISGIPFNGPVGGVRVALIDGQWVAFPTVEQLERAVFDMVVAGRKVENDVAIMMVEAEATENVIELVSGGATAPTETVVAEGLEAAKPFIAALCDAQAELAGAAGKATAEYPVFPEYAEDVYYSVASVATDALSEALTIAGKEERDDRTNEIKAEVVERLAEQYAGREKEIGAAYRSLTKKLVRQRILTDHFRIDGRGVTDIRALSAEVAVVPRAHGSALFERGETQIMGITTLDMVKMAQQIDSLGPETSKRYMHHYNFPPYSTGETGRVGSPKRREIGHGALAERALVPVLPSVEEFPYAIRQVSEALGSNGSTSMGSVCASTLSLLNAGVPLKAPVAGIAMGLVSDDVEVEGGGVERRFVTLTDILGAEDAFGDMDFKCAGTKDFVTALQLDTKLDGIPSQVLAGALAQAKDARITILEVMAEAIDEPDEMSPYAPRITTIKVPVDKIGEVIGPKGKMINSITEETGASISIEDDGTVFVGASNGEAAQAAIDKINAIANPQLPKVGERFLGTVVKTTDFGAFVSLLPGRDGLVHISKLGRGKRVNKVEDVVKVGDKIRVEIADIDNRGKISLVLVAEDEVAEAPADASAPVDAATASS
- the rpsO gene encoding 30S ribosomal protein S15 codes for the protein MALTAEQKKEILGQYGLHDTDTGSPEAQVALLTKRITDLTEHLKQHKHDHHSRRGLLLLVGRRRRLLKYVAQVDVARYRSLIERLGLRR
- a CDS encoding bifunctional riboflavin kinase/FAD synthetase — encoded protein: MQRWRGQDDIPTDWGRCVVTIGVFDGVHRGHQELINRAVKAGRSRGVPTVLMTFDPHPMEVVFPGSHPAQLTTLTRRAELVEELGIDVFLVVPFTADFMKLTPERYIHELLVERLHVVEVVVGDNFTFGKKAAGNVDLLRKAGDRFGFAVDSLSLVAEHHQDETVTFSSTYIRSCVDAGDMVAAAEALGRPHRVEGVVVRGDGRGRVLGFPTANVAPPMYSAIPADGVYAAWFTVLGHGPVVGTVMPGERYQAAVSVGTNPTFSGRTRTVEAFVLDTEADLYGQHVAVDFVARLRGQEKFDSVDDLIVAMGADTDRARTILSAH
- the mntR gene encoding manganese-binding transcriptional regulator MntR → MIVSPDAAHPTDLSTVAQDYLKVIWTAQEWSHEKVSTKLLADRIGVSASTASESIRKLADQGLVDHEKYGAVTLTDAGRRAALAMVRRHRLMETFLVNELGYGWDEVHDEAEILEHAVSDRMLDRIDAKLGYPTRDPHGDPIPAPDGRVPTPPARQLSACQDGESGTVARISDADPEMLRYFDTVGISLDSRLRVVARRDFAGMISVAIEDPATTGAETTVDLGSPAAQAIWVVA